From the Arthrobacter sp. PM3 genome, one window contains:
- a CDS encoding SDR family oxidoreductase, whose product MPFSDYSTALVTGASTGMGAAIAERLTKRGLTVHAVARNEERLNELADRTGAVPHVLDLTDTTALTAAVGSLEVDVLVNCAGVSRPGNILDSSESDIDELVDVNLRGLLQLTRLVLPGMVERDRGHVVNISSIAGLYNFYGHTVYHATKAAVHQISRQLRNDTVGKRIRVTEICPGRVETEIFGRNMGGSPEAMAEAWQTYYEGYESLTTDDIVNALDYAIETPRHVNVGMLELMPTFQVPGGLTFDRREQSN is encoded by the coding sequence ATGCCCTTTTCCGACTACTCGACCGCACTCGTCACCGGCGCCTCAACAGGAATGGGCGCCGCGATCGCCGAGCGCCTGACCAAGCGCGGACTGACCGTGCACGCCGTCGCCCGCAACGAGGAACGGCTGAACGAACTCGCCGACCGCACCGGGGCCGTGCCCCACGTCCTCGACCTGACCGACACCACCGCCCTGACGGCCGCCGTCGGAAGCCTCGAAGTTGACGTCCTCGTCAACTGCGCCGGAGTGTCCCGGCCCGGCAACATCCTGGACTCAAGCGAAAGCGACATCGACGAGCTTGTCGACGTCAACCTGCGCGGGCTGCTCCAGCTGACCCGCCTGGTCCTGCCCGGCATGGTCGAACGGGACCGGGGACACGTCGTCAACATCAGCTCGATCGCCGGCCTCTACAACTTCTACGGCCACACCGTCTACCACGCCACCAAGGCCGCCGTGCACCAGATCTCCCGGCAGCTGCGCAACGACACCGTGGGCAAGCGGATCCGGGTCACCGAGATCTGCCCCGGCCGGGTCGAGACCGAAATCTTCGGACGCAACATGGGCGGCAGCCCCGAAGCCATGGCCGAGGCCTGGCAGACATACTACGAAGGCTACGAGTCGCTCACCACGGACGACATCGTCAACGCCCTGGACTACGCCATCGAAACCCCGCGGCACGTGAATGTGGGCATGCTTGAGCTCATGCCAACCTTCCAGGTCCCGGGCGGACTGACCTTCGACCGCCGCGAACAGAGCAACTGA
- a CDS encoding 2-hydroxyacid dehydrogenase translates to MQSVQTISFPEPQLLAALSPLPGGLRGVVWDMKEAPGEAHGNIDGVILPYIDASAVLGSLAQVKDLKFVQTQSTGFDGVPEAAGPSAAVANASGVHAAATAELAVGLILAKLRGIDQAVRDQQTQAWAPQRRQSLADRRVLLLGVGGIGRELARRLAPFEVTLTRVGSTARTDDDGRVHSSKDLIALARDHDILVSVLPLSDSTHHLVGADVLAALPDGALVVNVGRGAVVDADALTREVVSGRLQCALDVMDPEPLPKGHPLWGTDNALITPHVGGNASAFEPRILKLLKQQLAALAEGRTPANLVQQGRI, encoded by the coding sequence ATGCAGTCAGTGCAGACCATCAGCTTCCCCGAACCCCAGCTCCTTGCCGCCCTTTCCCCGCTTCCCGGCGGACTCAGGGGAGTGGTGTGGGACATGAAGGAGGCGCCCGGCGAAGCCCACGGAAACATCGACGGCGTCATCCTGCCCTACATCGACGCCTCGGCCGTGCTGGGCTCACTGGCCCAGGTCAAGGACCTTAAATTCGTCCAGACGCAGTCCACCGGGTTCGACGGCGTCCCGGAGGCGGCCGGTCCGTCCGCGGCCGTGGCCAACGCCTCCGGCGTCCACGCCGCCGCCACCGCCGAACTCGCCGTGGGCCTGATCCTCGCCAAGCTGCGCGGGATCGACCAGGCCGTCCGCGACCAGCAGACGCAAGCCTGGGCACCGCAGCGCCGCCAGTCCCTCGCCGACCGGCGCGTCCTGCTCCTGGGCGTTGGCGGCATCGGACGGGAACTGGCCCGCCGGCTGGCACCGTTTGAAGTCACGCTCACCAGGGTCGGAAGCACGGCCCGCACCGACGACGACGGCCGCGTGCACTCGTCCAAGGACCTCATCGCGCTCGCGCGGGACCACGACATCCTCGTCTCCGTCCTGCCGTTATCCGATTCGACCCACCACCTGGTCGGCGCCGACGTGCTCGCCGCCCTGCCCGACGGCGCCCTGGTGGTCAACGTGGGCCGGGGCGCGGTGGTGGACGCCGACGCCCTGACCCGGGAAGTGGTCTCCGGCCGGCTGCAGTGCGCCCTGGACGTGATGGACCCCGAGCCGCTGCCCAAGGGCCACCCGCTCTGGGGCACGGACAATGCGCTCATCACTCCGCACGTGGGCGGCAACGCGTCCGCCTTTGAGCCCAGGATCCTGAAGCTGCTGAAGCAGCAGCTCGCGGCACTGGCAGAAGGCCGCACCCCCGCGAACCTCGTCCAGCAGGGACGCATCTGA
- a CDS encoding SDR family oxidoreductase: MPGTSNGLFDLSGRVALVTGSSRGIGNALARALADAGATVVLNGVNAERLKAAEALMAADYPPGRVHGCAFDVTDASEAARGVAWVEEHVGPLEVLVNNAGIQHRVPMLELDVTDWERVIATDLTSAFLVGREAARHMIGRGHGKIINICSVQXDLARPTIAPYVAAKGGLRNLTRAMTAEWAGSGLQINGLAPGYIHTEMTQNLVDDGAFNTWILGRTPARRWGTVQDLAGPAVWLASAGSDFVNGQTIFVDGGMTVVV; encoded by the coding sequence ATGCCGGGAACAAGCAACGGACTTTTTGACTTGTCGGGCCGGGTGGCGTTGGTGACGGGGTCGAGCCGGGGGATCGGGAATGCGTTGGCGCGGGCCCTGGCGGATGCGGGGGCGACGGTGGTGCTGAACGGTGTGAATGCGGAGCGGTTGAAGGCTGCGGAGGCGTTGATGGCCGCGGATTACCCGCCGGGGCGGGTGCACGGGTGCGCTTTTGATGTCACGGACGCGTCCGAGGCGGCCCGGGGCGTGGCGTGGGTCGAGGAGCACGTGGGTCCGCTGGAGGTGCTGGTGAACAATGCCGGGATCCAGCACCGGGTGCCGATGCTGGAGCTGGATGTGACGGACTGGGAGCGGGTGATCGCGACGGACCTGACGAGCGCGTTCCTGGTGGGCCGGGAAGCGGCCCGGCACATGATCGGGCGGGGGCACGGGAAGATCATCAATATTTGTTCGGTGCAGNCGGATCTGGCCCGGCCCACGATTGCCCCGTATGTGGCGGCGAAGGGCGGGCTGCGGAATTTGACGCGGGCGATGACGGCGGAGTGGGCGGGGTCCGGGCTGCAGATCAACGGGCTCGCGCCGGGGTATATCCATACCGAGATGACGCAGAACCTGGTCGATGACGGGGCGTTCAACACCTGGATCCTGGGCCGGACCCCGGCGCGCCGGTGGGGGACGGTGCAGGACCTGGCCGGGCCGGCGGTGTGGCTGGCCTCGGCGGGCTCGGACTTCGTCAACGGGCAGACGATCTTCGTCGACGGCGGCATGACGGTGGTGGTCTGA
- a CDS encoding zinc-binding dehydrogenase, whose amino-acid sequence MTXATILPAVVPVAGPAVVAHGAGDLRIEQVPVPVPGPDEAVVEVAFGGICGSDLHYWLHGAAGESVLKAPMVLGHEIVGTVVRAAADGTGPGAGAPVAVHPATPGHGPGRFPADRPNLSPGCTYLGSAARFPHTDGAFSRYAVLPARMLRALPAGLELRTAALAEPAAVAWHAVGRAGDVAGKTALVIGSGPIGALAVAVLKRAGAARIVAVDMHEKPLEIARAVGADDLLHGTDTAAIEAVEADVVIESSGSHHGLASAIRGAARGGKVVMVGLLPTGPQPVLISLAITRELELIGSFRFNNEIDHVITALADGTLAADPVITHTYRLEDGLAAFATARDAATSGKVLLDFRPKPE is encoded by the coding sequence ATGACGNGCGCAACAATTCTTCCGGCGGTGGTGCCGGTGGCGGGGCCGGCGGTGGTGGCCCATGGGGCGGGGGATCTGCGGATCGAACAGGTCCCGGTGCCGGTCCCGGGCCCGGACGAGGCGGTGGTGGAGGTCGCGTTCGGCGGGATCTGCGGGTCGGACCTGCATTACTGGCTGCACGGGGCGGCGGGGGAGTCGGTGCTGAAGGCGCCGATGGTGCTCGGGCATGAGATTGTCGGGACCGTGGTGCGGGCCGCGGCGGACGGGACCGGCCCGGGCGCCGGCGCCCCGGTCGCGGTGCACCCGGCCACCCCCGGCCACGGGCCGGGGCGGTTCCCGGCGGACCGGCCGAACCTGTCCCCGGGCTGTACGTATCTGGGGTCCGCGGCCCGGTTCCCGCACACGGACGGGGCGTTCAGCCGGTACGCGGTGCTCCCTGCCCGGATGCTCCGGGCCCTGCCCGCCGGGCTGGAGCTGCGGACCGCGGCTTTGGCCGAGCCGGCGGCCGTGGCCTGGCACGCGGTCGGCCGGGCCGGGGACGTGGCCGGGAAGACGGCGCTGGTGATCGGGTCCGGGCCGATCGGGGCGCTGGCCGTGGCCGTGCTGAAACGGGCCGGCGCGGCCCGGATCGTGGCGGTGGACATGCACGAGAAGCCGCTGGAGATCGCCCGGGCCGTGGGCGCGGACGATCTCCTGCACGGGACGGACACCGCGGCGATCGAGGCGGTCGAGGCCGACGTCGTGATCGAGTCCTCCGGCAGCCACCACGGCCTGGCCTCGGCCATCCGGGGGGCGGCCCGCGGCGGGAAGGTCGTCATGGTCGGGCTGCTGCCCACCGGCCCGCAGCCGGTCCTGATCTCCCTGGCCATCACCCGGGAACTGGAACTGATCGGCTCGTTCCGGTTCAACAACGAAATCGATCACGTCATCACCGCCCTCGCCGACGGCACCCTCGCCGCGGACCCCGTCATCACCCACACCTACCGGCTCGAGGACGGCCTGGCGGCCTTCGCCACCGCCCGCGACGCCGCCACCTCCGGAAAAGTCCTCCTCGACTTCCGGCCCAAGCCGGAGTGA
- a CDS encoding tautomerase family protein: MPLVRIDVNQGRSPQQLQDLSRGIHDAILAEYGIPERDYFHVLTEHPRGQIVAQDAGLGFERTPDVVMIQIFTQGGRSQAAKQSLFAAIADKLAGLGIAGTDVFIGYVENTAGDWSFGFGRAQYVTGELSVPAK, from the coding sequence GTGCCCCTCGTTCGAATCGACGTCAACCAGGGCCGCAGCCCGCAGCAGCTCCAGGACCTGAGTCGGGGGATCCATGACGCCATCCTGGCCGAATACGGGATTCCGGAGCGGGACTACTTCCATGTGCTGACCGAGCATCCGCGCGGCCAGATCGTCGCCCAGGATGCCGGCCTGGGCTTTGAGCGCACTCCGGATGTGGTCATGATCCAGATTTTCACCCAGGGCGGGCGCAGTCAGGCGGCCAAGCAGTCGCTCTTTGCCGCCATTGCCGACAAGCTGGCCGGGCTCGGGATTGCCGGCACTGACGTGTTCATCGGCTATGTCGAGAACACGGCGGGGGACTGGTCATTCGGCTTTGGCCGGGCCCAGTATGTCACCGGCGAACTCAGCGTTCCCGCCAAATAA